A DNA window from Motacilla alba alba isolate MOTALB_02 chromosome 28, Motacilla_alba_V1.0_pri, whole genome shotgun sequence contains the following coding sequences:
- the ANO8 gene encoding anoctamin-8 isoform X4, giving the protein MPEAAAAAAQDGERPRRAPAAEERAEPAAPAGVLDKLFGKRLLQAGRYIMSHKAWMKTVPTENCDVLMTFPDSTDDHTLLWLLNHIRLGIPELIVQVRHHRHTRVYAFFVTATYESLLRGADEMGLRKAVKAEFGGGMRGFCCEEEFIYENIDNELGFFSSQERQSIIRYWLENLRAKQGESLHNIHFLEGQPIIPELAARGVIQQLFPLHEQRILKRLMKSWVQAVCEAQPLDDICDYFGVKIALYFAWLGFYTSAMVYPAVFGSILYTFTDSDQLVPSVPQTSQDISCVVFAIFNVIWATLFLEEWKRRGAEFAYKWGTLDTPAESLEEPRPQFRGTKRISPVTSAEEFYYPPWKRLLFQSLVSVPVCLACLALVFLLMLGCFQLQELVLSIQELPRVLRFLPKIILAIIVTACDELYKKVALWLNDMENYRLQSAYEKHLIIKMVLFQFVNSYLSLFYIGFYLKDMERLKEMLATLLITRQFLQNVREVSQPHLYRRLRRGDLSVRSLRQLGRALLRLLAPRPPPHAPPEGPRGEKKCLNGGCGVPEEEEEEEEEERRGSDSDSEGALDCGLKLKKVSFIERGERRAEPAGPEDEPFLEEGSPTMVEKGMDPAAVFELCEEEEEAEAQPGSPGRAAEPAVLARRRRREEEEGDEEGRKRNRASWIDPPEEDYSTQLTQAEVESCMKKYEDTFQDYQEMFIQFGYVVLFSSAFPLAAACALLNNVIEIRSDAFKLCTGLQRPFGQRVASIGHWQKVMEAMGVLAIVVNCYLIAQCGQLQRLFPGLSPEAAIVCVVVLEHFALLLKYVIQVAIPDIPAWVAEEMAKLEYQRREAFKKHERQAQHHFQQQQRRKREEEERQRHAELQARRDRDPARDEATKAEATGQDPAHDKGQAKGKSSGGSSAHGPDKPKRPSSLLATNNVMKLKQIIPLQGKFLSGGTSAAGTATARSPQSPTGSENKLPGFLSFKFLKSPETKRDAGTEKVQSPTKPFNPGKLFNFGKSEGLGANGGAAGASPQPRAVPSADAGPGKSHLNEEGAREEAETRAEEEGGGARL; this is encoded by the exons ATGCCCgaagcggcggcggccgcggcgcagGACGGAGAGCGGCCCCGGCGGGCCCCGGCCGCGGAGGAACGAGCGGAACCGGCGGCCCCCGCCGGAGTGCTGG ATAAACTCTTCGGGAAGCGGCTGCTCCAGGCCGGGCGCTACATCATGTCCCACAAGGCCTGGATGAAAACCGTGCCCACGGAGAACTGCGACGTGCTGATGACATTCCCGG ACAGCACGGATGACCACAcgctgctgtggctgctgaacCACATCCGCCTGGGCATCCCCGAGCTCATCGTGCAGGTGCGGCACCACCGGCACACGCGCGTCTACGCCTTCTTCGTCACCGCCACCTACGAGAG TTTGCTGCGCGGGGCGGACGAGATGGGGCTGCGGAAGGCGGTGAAGGCGGAGTTCGGGGGCGGCATGCGCGGCTTCTGCTGCGAGGAGGAGTTCATCTACGAGAACATCGACAACGAGCTCGGCTTCTTCAGCTCCCAG GAGCGGCAGAGCATCATCCGCTACTGGCTGGAGAACCTGCGGGCCAAGCAGGGCGAGTCCCTGCACAACATCCACTTCCTCGAGGGCCAGCCCATCA TCCCGGAGCTGGCGGCCCGGGGGGTGATCCAGCAGCTGTTCCCGCTGCACGAGCAGAGGATCCTCAAGCGCCTGATGAAGTCCTGGGTGCAGGCGGTGTGCGAGGCGCAGCCCCTCG ATGACATCTGTGACTATTTTGGGGTGAAGATCGCCCTGTACTTCGCCTGGCTGGGCTTCTACACCTCGGCCATGGTGTACCCGGCCGTGTTCGGCTCCATCCTCTACACCTTCACCGACAGCGACCAG TTGGTGCCGTCTGTCCCCCAGACCAGCCAGGACATCTCCTGCGTGGTCTTTGCCATCTTCAACGTCATCTGGGCCACGCTGTTCCTGGAGGAGTGGAAGCGCCGCGGCGCCGAGTTCGCCTACAAGTGGGGGACGCTGGACACGCCCGCCGAGTCCCTGGAGGAGCCCCGGCCCCAGTTCCGG GGCACCAAGCGGATCAGCCCGGTGACCAGCGCCGAGGAGTTCTATTACCCGCCCTGGAAGCGCCTCCTGTTCCAGAGCCTCGTCAGCGTCCCCGTGTGCCTGGCCTGCCTCGCCCTCGTCTTCCTCCTCATGCTCGgctgcttccagctccag GAGCTGGTGCTCAGCATCCAGGAGCTGCCGCGCGTCCTTCGCTTCCTGCCCAAGATCATCCTGGCCATCATTGTCACTGCCTGTGACGAGCTCTACAAGAAAGTGGCCTTGTGGCTCAATGACATGG agaaTTATCGGCTGCAGAGCGCCTACGAGAAACACCTCATCATCAAAATGGTCCTG TTCCAGTTCGTCAATTCCTACCTGAGCCTTTTCTACATTGGGTTCTACCTCAAGGACATGGAGCGCCTCAAGGAG aTGCTGGCCACGCTGCTGATCACGCGGCAGTTCCTGCAGAACGTGCGGGAGGTGTCGCAGCCGCACCTGTACCGGCGCCTCCGCCGCGGGGACCTCTCGGTGCGCAGCCTGCGGCAGCTCGGCCGCGCCCTGCTCCGCCTGCTCGCCCCGCGGCCACCCCCGCACGCCCCTCCGGAGGGGCCCCGCGGCGAGAAGAAGTGTCTGAACGGGGGCTGCGGGGTgcccgaggaggaggaggaggaggaggaggaagagcgGCGCGGCTCGGACTCGGACTCGGAGGGCGCGCTGGACTGCGGGCTGAAGCTGAAGAAGGTGAGCTTCATCGAGCGCGGCGAGCGGCGCGCCGAGCCCGCGGGCCCCGAGGACGAGCCCTTCCTGGAGGAGGGCAGCCCCACCATGGTGGAGAAGGGCATGGACCCCGCGGCTGTGTTCGAGCTctgcgaggaggaggaggaggccgAAGCGCagcccggcagccccggcagggCGGCGGAGCCGGCGGTGCtggcgaggaggaggaggagggaggaggaggagggcgaTGAGGAAGGGAGGAAGCGCAACCGCGCCTCGTGGATTGACCCGCCCGAGGAGGATTACTCCACGCAGCTGACCCAGGCTGAGGTGGAGAGCTGCATGAAGAAGTACGAG GACACTTTCCAGGACTACCAGGAGATGTTCATCCAGTTTGGCTACGTGGTGCTCTTCTCCTCGGCCTTCCCGCTGGCGGCCGCGTGCGCGCTGCTCAACAACGTCATCGAGATCCGCAGCGACGCCTTCAAGCTCTGCACCGGCCTGCAGAGACCCTTCGGGCAGCGCGTGGCCAGCATCGGCCACTGGCAG AAGGTGATGGAGGCCATGGGCGTCCTGGCCATCGTGGTCAACTGCTACCTGATCGCGCAGTGCGGGCAGCTGCAGCGCCTCTTCCCGGGGCTCAGCCCCGAGGCCGCCATCGTCTGCGTCGTGGTGCTCGAG CATTTTGCGCTGCTCCTCAAGTATGTCATCCAGGTGGCCATTCCCGACATTCCCGCCTGGGTGGCCGAGGAGATGGCCAAGCTGGAGTACCAGCGTCGCGAGGCCTTCAAG AAGCACGAGCGGCAGGCCCAGCaccacttccagcagcagcagcgccgcAAGCGCGAGGAGGAGGAGCGGCAGCGCCACGCCGAGCTCCAGGCGCGCCGCGACCGCGACCCCGCCCGCGACGAGGCCACCAAGGCCGAGGCCACCGGGCAGGACCCGGCGCACGACAAGGGCCAGGCCAAGGGGAAAAGCTCCGGCGGCTCCTCCGCGCACGGCCCCGACAAACCCAAGCGGCCCAGTTCGCTGCTGGCCACCAACAACGTGATGAAGCTGAAGCAGATCATCCCCCTGCAGGGCAAGTTCCTGTCCGGGGGCACCAGCGCGGCTGGCACCGCCACCGCCAGGTCGCCGCAGTCGCCCACGGGCAGCGAGAACAAACTGCCGGGATTCCTGAGCTTCAAATTCCTCAAATCGCCCGAGACTAAGCGGGACGCGGGCACCGAGAAGGTGCAGTCGCCCACCAAGCCCTTCAACCCCGGCAAGCTCTTCAATTTCGGCAAGTCCGAAGGGCTCGGTGCCAAcggcggcgcggccggagcgtccccgcagccccgggcggTGCCCTCGGCGGACGCGGGGCCCGGGAAGTCGCACCTCAACGAGGAAGGGGCGCGGGAGGAAGCGGAGACCCGGGCGGAGGAGGAGGGCGGCGGTGCTCGGCTCTGA
- the ANO8 gene encoding anoctamin-8 isoform X1, which yields MPEAAAAAAQDGERPRRAPAAEERAEPAAPAGVLDKLFGKRLLQAGRYIMSHKAWMKTVPTENCDVLMTFPDSTDDHTLLWLLNHIRLGIPELIVQVRHHRHTRVYAFFVTATYESLLRGADEMGLRKAVKAEFGGGMRGFCCEEEFIYENIDNELGFFSSQERQSIIRYWLENLRAKQGESLHNIHFLEGQPIIPELAARGVIQQLFPLHEQRILKRLMKSWVQAVCEAQPLDDICDYFGVKIALYFAWLGFYTSAMVYPAVFGSILYTFTDSDQLVPSVPQTSQDISCVVFAIFNVIWATLFLEEWKRRGAEFAYKWGTLDTPAESLEEPRPQFRGTKRISPVTSAEEFYYPPWKRLLFQSLVSVPVCLACLALVFLLMLGCFQLQELVLSIQELPRVLRFLPKIILAIIVTACDELYKKVALWLNDMENYRLQSAYEKHLIIKMVLFQFVNSYLSLFYIGFYLKDMERLKELLLILSLSQSLARQLREALLPSILLHLHLSLIFLRRLLRFCWTLALSKMLATLLITRQFLQNVREVSQPHLYRRLRRGDLSVRSLRQLGRALLRLLAPRPPPHAPPEGPRGEKKCLNGGCGVPEEEEEEEEEERRGSDSDSEGALDCGLKLKKVSFIERGERRAEPAGPEDEPFLEEGSPTMVEKGMDPAAVFELCEEEEEAEAQPGSPGRAAEPAVLARRRRREEEEGDEEGRKRNRASWIDPPEEDYSTQLTQAEVESCMKKYEDTFQDYQEMFIQFGYVVLFSSAFPLAAACALLNNVIEIRSDAFKLCTGLQRPFGQRVASIGHWQKVMEAMGVLAIVVNCYLIAQCGQLQRLFPGLSPEAAIVCVVVLEHFALLLKYVIQVAIPDIPAWVAEEMAKLEYQRREAFKKHERQAQHHFQQQQRRKREEEERQRHAELQARRDRDPARDEATKAEATGQDPAHDKGQAKGKSSGGSSAHGPDKPKRPSSLLATNNVMKLKQIIPLQGKFLSGGTSAAGTATARSPQSPTGSENKLPGFLSFKFLKSPETKRDAGTEKVQSPTKPFNPGKLFNFGKSEGLGANGGAAGASPQPRAVPSADAGPGKSHLNEEGAREEAETRAEEEGGGARL from the exons ATGCCCgaagcggcggcggccgcggcgcagGACGGAGAGCGGCCCCGGCGGGCCCCGGCCGCGGAGGAACGAGCGGAACCGGCGGCCCCCGCCGGAGTGCTGG ATAAACTCTTCGGGAAGCGGCTGCTCCAGGCCGGGCGCTACATCATGTCCCACAAGGCCTGGATGAAAACCGTGCCCACGGAGAACTGCGACGTGCTGATGACATTCCCGG ACAGCACGGATGACCACAcgctgctgtggctgctgaacCACATCCGCCTGGGCATCCCCGAGCTCATCGTGCAGGTGCGGCACCACCGGCACACGCGCGTCTACGCCTTCTTCGTCACCGCCACCTACGAGAG TTTGCTGCGCGGGGCGGACGAGATGGGGCTGCGGAAGGCGGTGAAGGCGGAGTTCGGGGGCGGCATGCGCGGCTTCTGCTGCGAGGAGGAGTTCATCTACGAGAACATCGACAACGAGCTCGGCTTCTTCAGCTCCCAG GAGCGGCAGAGCATCATCCGCTACTGGCTGGAGAACCTGCGGGCCAAGCAGGGCGAGTCCCTGCACAACATCCACTTCCTCGAGGGCCAGCCCATCA TCCCGGAGCTGGCGGCCCGGGGGGTGATCCAGCAGCTGTTCCCGCTGCACGAGCAGAGGATCCTCAAGCGCCTGATGAAGTCCTGGGTGCAGGCGGTGTGCGAGGCGCAGCCCCTCG ATGACATCTGTGACTATTTTGGGGTGAAGATCGCCCTGTACTTCGCCTGGCTGGGCTTCTACACCTCGGCCATGGTGTACCCGGCCGTGTTCGGCTCCATCCTCTACACCTTCACCGACAGCGACCAG TTGGTGCCGTCTGTCCCCCAGACCAGCCAGGACATCTCCTGCGTGGTCTTTGCCATCTTCAACGTCATCTGGGCCACGCTGTTCCTGGAGGAGTGGAAGCGCCGCGGCGCCGAGTTCGCCTACAAGTGGGGGACGCTGGACACGCCCGCCGAGTCCCTGGAGGAGCCCCGGCCCCAGTTCCGG GGCACCAAGCGGATCAGCCCGGTGACCAGCGCCGAGGAGTTCTATTACCCGCCCTGGAAGCGCCTCCTGTTCCAGAGCCTCGTCAGCGTCCCCGTGTGCCTGGCCTGCCTCGCCCTCGTCTTCCTCCTCATGCTCGgctgcttccagctccag GAGCTGGTGCTCAGCATCCAGGAGCTGCCGCGCGTCCTTCGCTTCCTGCCCAAGATCATCCTGGCCATCATTGTCACTGCCTGTGACGAGCTCTACAAGAAAGTGGCCTTGTGGCTCAATGACATGG agaaTTATCGGCTGCAGAGCGCCTACGAGAAACACCTCATCATCAAAATGGTCCTG TTCCAGTTCGTCAATTCCTACCTGAGCCTTTTCTACATTGGGTTCTACCTCAAGGACATGGAGCGCCTCAAGGAG CTCCTgctcatcctgtccctgtcGCAGAGCCTCGCGCGGCAGCTCCGGgaggctctgctcccctccatcctcctccacctccacctGTCCCTCATCTTCCTCAGGCGCCTCCTGCGCTTTTGCTGGACCCTGGCACTATCCAAA aTGCTGGCCACGCTGCTGATCACGCGGCAGTTCCTGCAGAACGTGCGGGAGGTGTCGCAGCCGCACCTGTACCGGCGCCTCCGCCGCGGGGACCTCTCGGTGCGCAGCCTGCGGCAGCTCGGCCGCGCCCTGCTCCGCCTGCTCGCCCCGCGGCCACCCCCGCACGCCCCTCCGGAGGGGCCCCGCGGCGAGAAGAAGTGTCTGAACGGGGGCTGCGGGGTgcccgaggaggaggaggaggaggaggaggaagagcgGCGCGGCTCGGACTCGGACTCGGAGGGCGCGCTGGACTGCGGGCTGAAGCTGAAGAAGGTGAGCTTCATCGAGCGCGGCGAGCGGCGCGCCGAGCCCGCGGGCCCCGAGGACGAGCCCTTCCTGGAGGAGGGCAGCCCCACCATGGTGGAGAAGGGCATGGACCCCGCGGCTGTGTTCGAGCTctgcgaggaggaggaggaggccgAAGCGCagcccggcagccccggcagggCGGCGGAGCCGGCGGTGCtggcgaggaggaggaggagggaggaggaggagggcgaTGAGGAAGGGAGGAAGCGCAACCGCGCCTCGTGGATTGACCCGCCCGAGGAGGATTACTCCACGCAGCTGACCCAGGCTGAGGTGGAGAGCTGCATGAAGAAGTACGAG GACACTTTCCAGGACTACCAGGAGATGTTCATCCAGTTTGGCTACGTGGTGCTCTTCTCCTCGGCCTTCCCGCTGGCGGCCGCGTGCGCGCTGCTCAACAACGTCATCGAGATCCGCAGCGACGCCTTCAAGCTCTGCACCGGCCTGCAGAGACCCTTCGGGCAGCGCGTGGCCAGCATCGGCCACTGGCAG AAGGTGATGGAGGCCATGGGCGTCCTGGCCATCGTGGTCAACTGCTACCTGATCGCGCAGTGCGGGCAGCTGCAGCGCCTCTTCCCGGGGCTCAGCCCCGAGGCCGCCATCGTCTGCGTCGTGGTGCTCGAG CATTTTGCGCTGCTCCTCAAGTATGTCATCCAGGTGGCCATTCCCGACATTCCCGCCTGGGTGGCCGAGGAGATGGCCAAGCTGGAGTACCAGCGTCGCGAGGCCTTCAAG AAGCACGAGCGGCAGGCCCAGCaccacttccagcagcagcagcgccgcAAGCGCGAGGAGGAGGAGCGGCAGCGCCACGCCGAGCTCCAGGCGCGCCGCGACCGCGACCCCGCCCGCGACGAGGCCACCAAGGCCGAGGCCACCGGGCAGGACCCGGCGCACGACAAGGGCCAGGCCAAGGGGAAAAGCTCCGGCGGCTCCTCCGCGCACGGCCCCGACAAACCCAAGCGGCCCAGTTCGCTGCTGGCCACCAACAACGTGATGAAGCTGAAGCAGATCATCCCCCTGCAGGGCAAGTTCCTGTCCGGGGGCACCAGCGCGGCTGGCACCGCCACCGCCAGGTCGCCGCAGTCGCCCACGGGCAGCGAGAACAAACTGCCGGGATTCCTGAGCTTCAAATTCCTCAAATCGCCCGAGACTAAGCGGGACGCGGGCACCGAGAAGGTGCAGTCGCCCACCAAGCCCTTCAACCCCGGCAAGCTCTTCAATTTCGGCAAGTCCGAAGGGCTCGGTGCCAAcggcggcgcggccggagcgtccccgcagccccgggcggTGCCCTCGGCGGACGCGGGGCCCGGGAAGTCGCACCTCAACGAGGAAGGGGCGCGGGAGGAAGCGGAGACCCGGGCGGAGGAGGAGGGCGGCGGTGCTCGGCTCTGA
- the ANO8 gene encoding anoctamin-8 isoform X2: MPEAAAAAAQDGERPRRAPAAEERAEPAAPAGVLDKLFGKRLLQAGRYIMSHKAWMKTVPTENCDVLMTFPDSTDDHTLLWLLNHIRLGIPELIVQVRHHRHTRVYAFFVTATYESLLRGADEMGLRKAVKAEFGGGMRGFCCEEEFIYENIDNELGFFSSQERQSIIRYWLENLRAKQGESLHNIHFLEGQPIIPELAARGVIQQLFPLHEQRILKRLMKSWVQAVCEAQPLDDICDYFGVKIALYFAWLGFYTSAMVYPAVFGSILYTFTDSDQLVPSVPQTSQDISCVVFAIFNVIWATLFLEEWKRRGAEFAYKWGTLDTPAESLEEPRPQFRGTKRISPVTSAEEFYYPPWKRLLFQSLVSVPVCLACLALVFLLMLGCFQLQELVLSIQELPRVLRFLPKIILAIIVTACDELYKKVALWLNDMENYRLQSAYEKHLIIKMVLFQFVNSYLSLFYIGFYLKDMERLKELLLILSLSQSLARQLREALLPSILLHLHLSLIFLRRLLRFCWTLALSKMLATLLITRQFLQNVREVSQPHLYRRLRRGDLSVRSLRQLGRALLRLLAPRPPPHAPPEGPRGEKKCLNGGCGVPEEEEEEEEEERRGSDSDSEGALDCGLKLKKVSFIERGERRAEPAGPEDEPFLEEGSPTMVEKGMDPAAVFELCEEEEEAEAQPGSPGRAAEPAVLARRRRREEEEGDEEGRKRNRASWIDPPEEDYSTQLTQAEVESCMKKYEDTFQDYQEMFIQFGYVVLFSSAFPLAAACALLNNVIEIRSDAFKLCTGLQRPFGQRVASIGHWQKVMEAMGVLAIVVNCYLIAQCGQLQRLFPGLSPEAAIVCVVVLEHFALLLKYVIQVAIPDIPAWVAEEMAKLEYQRREAFKHERQAQHHFQQQQRRKREEEERQRHAELQARRDRDPARDEATKAEATGQDPAHDKGQAKGKSSGGSSAHGPDKPKRPSSLLATNNVMKLKQIIPLQGKFLSGGTSAAGTATARSPQSPTGSENKLPGFLSFKFLKSPETKRDAGTEKVQSPTKPFNPGKLFNFGKSEGLGANGGAAGASPQPRAVPSADAGPGKSHLNEEGAREEAETRAEEEGGGARL; encoded by the exons ATGCCCgaagcggcggcggccgcggcgcagGACGGAGAGCGGCCCCGGCGGGCCCCGGCCGCGGAGGAACGAGCGGAACCGGCGGCCCCCGCCGGAGTGCTGG ATAAACTCTTCGGGAAGCGGCTGCTCCAGGCCGGGCGCTACATCATGTCCCACAAGGCCTGGATGAAAACCGTGCCCACGGAGAACTGCGACGTGCTGATGACATTCCCGG ACAGCACGGATGACCACAcgctgctgtggctgctgaacCACATCCGCCTGGGCATCCCCGAGCTCATCGTGCAGGTGCGGCACCACCGGCACACGCGCGTCTACGCCTTCTTCGTCACCGCCACCTACGAGAG TTTGCTGCGCGGGGCGGACGAGATGGGGCTGCGGAAGGCGGTGAAGGCGGAGTTCGGGGGCGGCATGCGCGGCTTCTGCTGCGAGGAGGAGTTCATCTACGAGAACATCGACAACGAGCTCGGCTTCTTCAGCTCCCAG GAGCGGCAGAGCATCATCCGCTACTGGCTGGAGAACCTGCGGGCCAAGCAGGGCGAGTCCCTGCACAACATCCACTTCCTCGAGGGCCAGCCCATCA TCCCGGAGCTGGCGGCCCGGGGGGTGATCCAGCAGCTGTTCCCGCTGCACGAGCAGAGGATCCTCAAGCGCCTGATGAAGTCCTGGGTGCAGGCGGTGTGCGAGGCGCAGCCCCTCG ATGACATCTGTGACTATTTTGGGGTGAAGATCGCCCTGTACTTCGCCTGGCTGGGCTTCTACACCTCGGCCATGGTGTACCCGGCCGTGTTCGGCTCCATCCTCTACACCTTCACCGACAGCGACCAG TTGGTGCCGTCTGTCCCCCAGACCAGCCAGGACATCTCCTGCGTGGTCTTTGCCATCTTCAACGTCATCTGGGCCACGCTGTTCCTGGAGGAGTGGAAGCGCCGCGGCGCCGAGTTCGCCTACAAGTGGGGGACGCTGGACACGCCCGCCGAGTCCCTGGAGGAGCCCCGGCCCCAGTTCCGG GGCACCAAGCGGATCAGCCCGGTGACCAGCGCCGAGGAGTTCTATTACCCGCCCTGGAAGCGCCTCCTGTTCCAGAGCCTCGTCAGCGTCCCCGTGTGCCTGGCCTGCCTCGCCCTCGTCTTCCTCCTCATGCTCGgctgcttccagctccag GAGCTGGTGCTCAGCATCCAGGAGCTGCCGCGCGTCCTTCGCTTCCTGCCCAAGATCATCCTGGCCATCATTGTCACTGCCTGTGACGAGCTCTACAAGAAAGTGGCCTTGTGGCTCAATGACATGG agaaTTATCGGCTGCAGAGCGCCTACGAGAAACACCTCATCATCAAAATGGTCCTG TTCCAGTTCGTCAATTCCTACCTGAGCCTTTTCTACATTGGGTTCTACCTCAAGGACATGGAGCGCCTCAAGGAG CTCCTgctcatcctgtccctgtcGCAGAGCCTCGCGCGGCAGCTCCGGgaggctctgctcccctccatcctcctccacctccacctGTCCCTCATCTTCCTCAGGCGCCTCCTGCGCTTTTGCTGGACCCTGGCACTATCCAAA aTGCTGGCCACGCTGCTGATCACGCGGCAGTTCCTGCAGAACGTGCGGGAGGTGTCGCAGCCGCACCTGTACCGGCGCCTCCGCCGCGGGGACCTCTCGGTGCGCAGCCTGCGGCAGCTCGGCCGCGCCCTGCTCCGCCTGCTCGCCCCGCGGCCACCCCCGCACGCCCCTCCGGAGGGGCCCCGCGGCGAGAAGAAGTGTCTGAACGGGGGCTGCGGGGTgcccgaggaggaggaggaggaggaggaggaagagcgGCGCGGCTCGGACTCGGACTCGGAGGGCGCGCTGGACTGCGGGCTGAAGCTGAAGAAGGTGAGCTTCATCGAGCGCGGCGAGCGGCGCGCCGAGCCCGCGGGCCCCGAGGACGAGCCCTTCCTGGAGGAGGGCAGCCCCACCATGGTGGAGAAGGGCATGGACCCCGCGGCTGTGTTCGAGCTctgcgaggaggaggaggaggccgAAGCGCagcccggcagccccggcagggCGGCGGAGCCGGCGGTGCtggcgaggaggaggaggagggaggaggaggagggcgaTGAGGAAGGGAGGAAGCGCAACCGCGCCTCGTGGATTGACCCGCCCGAGGAGGATTACTCCACGCAGCTGACCCAGGCTGAGGTGGAGAGCTGCATGAAGAAGTACGAG GACACTTTCCAGGACTACCAGGAGATGTTCATCCAGTTTGGCTACGTGGTGCTCTTCTCCTCGGCCTTCCCGCTGGCGGCCGCGTGCGCGCTGCTCAACAACGTCATCGAGATCCGCAGCGACGCCTTCAAGCTCTGCACCGGCCTGCAGAGACCCTTCGGGCAGCGCGTGGCCAGCATCGGCCACTGGCAG AAGGTGATGGAGGCCATGGGCGTCCTGGCCATCGTGGTCAACTGCTACCTGATCGCGCAGTGCGGGCAGCTGCAGCGCCTCTTCCCGGGGCTCAGCCCCGAGGCCGCCATCGTCTGCGTCGTGGTGCTCGAG CATTTTGCGCTGCTCCTCAAGTATGTCATCCAGGTGGCCATTCCCGACATTCCCGCCTGGGTGGCCGAGGAGATGGCCAAGCTGGAGTACCAGCGTCGCGAGGCCTTCAAG CACGAGCGGCAGGCCCAGCaccacttccagcagcagcagcgccgcAAGCGCGAGGAGGAGGAGCGGCAGCGCCACGCCGAGCTCCAGGCGCGCCGCGACCGCGACCCCGCCCGCGACGAGGCCACCAAGGCCGAGGCCACCGGGCAGGACCCGGCGCACGACAAGGGCCAGGCCAAGGGGAAAAGCTCCGGCGGCTCCTCCGCGCACGGCCCCGACAAACCCAAGCGGCCCAGTTCGCTGCTGGCCACCAACAACGTGATGAAGCTGAAGCAGATCATCCCCCTGCAGGGCAAGTTCCTGTCCGGGGGCACCAGCGCGGCTGGCACCGCCACCGCCAGGTCGCCGCAGTCGCCCACGGGCAGCGAGAACAAACTGCCGGGATTCCTGAGCTTCAAATTCCTCAAATCGCCCGAGACTAAGCGGGACGCGGGCACCGAGAAGGTGCAGTCGCCCACCAAGCCCTTCAACCCCGGCAAGCTCTTCAATTTCGGCAAGTCCGAAGGGCTCGGTGCCAAcggcggcgcggccggagcgtccccgcagccccgggcggTGCCCTCGGCGGACGCGGGGCCCGGGAAGTCGCACCTCAACGAGGAAGGGGCGCGGGAGGAAGCGGAGACCCGGGCGGAGGAGGAGGGCGGCGGTGCTCGGCTCTGA